A single window of Scylla paramamosain isolate STU-SP2022 chromosome 27, ASM3559412v1, whole genome shotgun sequence DNA harbors:
- the LOC135114505 gene encoding histone H2B-like, with protein sequence MPHKASGKAAKKAGKAQKAIAKGDKKKKRRRKESYSIYIYKVLKQVHPDTGVSSKAMSIMNSFVNDIFERIAAEASRLAHYNKRSTITSREIQTAVRLLLPGELAKHAVSEGTKAVTKYTSSK encoded by the coding sequence atgcctcacaaagcatcaggaaaggctgccaagaaagctggcaaggcacagaaggccattgccaagggcgacaagaagaagaagcgcaggaggaaggagagctactccatctacatctacaaggtgctcaagcaagtccacccagacactggcgtgtcctccaaggccatgtcaatcatgaactcgttcgtgaatgacattttcgagcgcatcgctgccgaggcatcccgcctggcacactataacaagcgctccaccatcaccagccgggaaatccagaccgctgtccgtcttcttctgcctggtgaactggcaaaacacgctgtttctgaaggcaccaaggctgttaccaagtatacctcctccaagtaa
- the LOC135114354 gene encoding histone H3: MARTKQTARKSTGGKAPRKQLATKAARKSAPATGGVKKPHRYRPGTVALREIRRYQKSTELLIRKLPFQRLVREIAQDFKTDLRFQSSAVMALQEASEAYLVGLFEDTNLCAIHAKRVTIMPKDIQLARRIRGERA, encoded by the coding sequence atggcacgtaccaagcaaacggctcgcaagtccactggtggcaaggcgccccgcaagcagcttgctacaaaggcagctcgcaagtctgctccagccactggaggtgtcaagaaaccccaccgttacaggcctggaaccgttgctctccgtgagatccgccgttatcagaagagcactgagctgcttatcaggaaactacctttccagcgcctggtgcgtgaaattgctcaggatttcaagactgacctccgcttccagtcctctgctgtcatggctctccaggaagcttccgaggcttacctcgtgggtctgtttgaggataccaacctgtgcgccatccatgccaagcgcgtgactatcatgccaaaggacatccaactggctcgtcgcatccgtggcgagcgtgcctaa